One Thermococcus eurythermalis DNA segment encodes these proteins:
- a CDS encoding DUF2284 domain-containing protein, translating into MRVVWEKEIPAEKIVVSPRPVWKCRACPMYGKRPSCPPHAPDWREAREWVSHFKRALLIKFEIDMERFEEEKREAILYLLKKEAEFFREGKLYAMALFPGNCNLCPDCPFERGEPCRLPTKVRPSIDAVGVEISSLVKIDFSESVLYGMVLIE; encoded by the coding sequence ATGCGCGTGGTTTGGGAGAAGGAGATACCGGCGGAGAAGATAGTCGTCTCACCGAGGCCGGTCTGGAAGTGCCGGGCGTGTCCTATGTACGGCAAAAGGCCGAGCTGTCCGCCCCACGCCCCGGACTGGAGAGAGGCCAGGGAATGGGTGTCCCACTTCAAGAGGGCCCTGCTTATCAAGTTCGAGATAGACATGGAGCGCTTTGAAGAGGAAAAACGGGAAGCTATCCTCTACCTCCTCAAAAAAGAGGCCGAGTTCTTCAGGGAGGGAAAGCTCTACGCGATGGCCCTCTTCCCCGGCAACTGCAACCTCTGCCCCGACTGCCCCTTCGAGCGGGGCGAGCCCTGCAGGCTCCCAACGAAAGTCAGGCCGAGCATTGACGCGGTTGGGGTTGAGATAAGCTCCCTCGTCAAGATAGACTTCTCCGAAAGCGTTTTGTACGGAATGGTGCTAATAGAGTAG
- a CDS encoding YraN family protein produces the protein MDNALSLAIEHYVSPEAAMAYDALSTILAPDPTDIVRGGKWGIKILAKDGDEISRFSMGIVKDYLGRKIMVREFTKVSRENARWVVNELGKQYLEEIGEKYVKRRGMDFDEVVDSLKRIRKWLTNKNAFKEVIRRDWDVEKLEEVLNDASSVKHGGRELISKINQELARGQIKSGALYEAEVVSHLKRNGWTIREVEKRVITSIDKNTEIDIIAEKGSETVLIECKRNAHKISEEQLAKYAEYAINRGIRKIEVYYAGGIENIRDYYYYTQYLPKEIKSRFGVDVEVRYLASEFD, from the coding sequence GTGGACAATGCGTTAAGTCTTGCTATCGAACATTACGTCTCTCCTGAGGCAGCAATGGCGTATGATGCACTATCCACTATTCTTGCTCCAGATCCAACAGACATCGTTCGCGGTGGGAAATGGGGGATCAAGATACTCGCGAAGGACGGGGACGAAATATCCAGATTTTCAATGGGCATCGTAAAGGACTACCTGGGACGTAAAATAATGGTTAGGGAATTCACGAAAGTCAGCAGAGAAAACGCCAGGTGGGTCGTAAATGAACTGGGCAAGCAGTACCTCGAGGAGATAGGCGAGAAATACGTAAAAAGGCGTGGCATGGACTTTGATGAGGTTGTTGATAGCCTCAAAAGGATCAGGAAGTGGTTAACTAACAAGAATGCATTTAAGGAGGTTATTCGCCGAGACTGGGACGTTGAGAAGCTTGAAGAAGTACTTAACGATGCAAGCAGCGTTAAACACGGAGGGCGCGAGCTTATCAGCAAGATTAATCAGGAATTGGCGAGAGGCCAAATTAAGTCAGGTGCCCTTTATGAGGCAGAGGTCGTCAGCCACCTCAAGAGGAACGGGTGGACGATAAGGGAAGTCGAGAAGAGGGTGATAACATCAATTGATAAAAACACCGAGATTGACATAATTGCGGAGAAGGGGTCGGAGACCGTGCTGATAGAGTGCAAGAGAAACGCACATAAAATAAGCGAGGAACAGCTTGCAAAGTACGCTGAGTACGCCATCAATAGGGGAATCAGAAAGATTGAGGTGTACTATGCCGGAGGCATTGAGAACATAAGGGACTACTATTACTACACCCAGTACCTGCCAAAGGAAATAAAGTCCCGGTTTGGTGTGGACGTTGAAGTGCGTTACCTAGCCTCGGAATTCGACTGA
- a CDS encoding PIN domain-containing protein, translated as MAMSPAEVITKPELQVLINLLTEGGELEVGYPLYGLPLLKARPARRGYIVEVLADKRAINSRVPKRFASELPTWGDFYECFISSGILRYENIAEFEETLELYERLKRGVAFAPDTNLFYHRFISSYRPLDKYQIVVAEGVKKEIEDAMNYKYRHKQLGEIARRVLNAHLLREFTNRRTKRSRKAAYIALKEFERLKPRVIIAESVDEPAHNNDEIIVKTLKRYDNMTPSLLVFLTADIAITDVAKMEGLEYFLFKYPREKLGRHVVSAYQLRTLLFNLAAVFGVIDVNGVLVFGEFGGKVNIDELKLVFPAEDNLYLQFRFHLELCRKLMEIMGG; from the coding sequence ATGGCGATGAGTCCCGCTGAGGTCATAACCAAGCCGGAACTGCAGGTTCTCATCAACCTCCTCACGGAGGGAGGAGAACTTGAGGTGGGCTACCCGCTCTATGGGCTCCCGCTCCTCAAAGCAAGGCCGGCCAGAAGGGGCTACATCGTGGAAGTTCTGGCCGATAAGCGGGCTATCAACTCCCGCGTCCCGAAGAGGTTCGCCTCGGAGCTCCCGACGTGGGGCGACTTCTACGAGTGCTTCATCTCCTCCGGAATCCTCCGCTACGAGAACATAGCCGAGTTCGAGGAGACGCTTGAGCTCTACGAGAGGCTAAAAAGGGGAGTTGCCTTTGCGCCCGATACGAACCTGTTCTACCACCGCTTCATCTCCTCGTACAGGCCCCTTGACAAGTACCAGATAGTCGTGGCAGAGGGTGTGAAGAAGGAAATCGAGGACGCTATGAACTACAAGTACCGCCATAAACAGCTGGGGGAGATTGCCAGAAGGGTTCTAAACGCCCACCTTCTCAGGGAGTTCACCAACAGGAGAACCAAGAGGAGCAGGAAAGCGGCGTACATAGCCCTTAAGGAGTTCGAGAGGCTGAAGCCGAGGGTGATAATCGCCGAGAGCGTGGACGAGCCGGCCCACAACAACGACGAAATTATAGTCAAGACCCTCAAGAGGTACGACAACATGACGCCTTCCCTGCTCGTCTTCCTGACCGCCGACATCGCCATAACCGACGTCGCCAAGATGGAAGGGCTGGAGTACTTCCTCTTTAAGTACCCCAGAGAAAAACTTGGAAGGCACGTCGTTAGTGCATACCAGCTCAGGACGCTCCTCTTCAACCTTGCTGCAGTCTTCGGGGTGATTGATGTAAACGGAGTTCTCGTCTTCGGCGAGTTCGGGGGCAAGGTAAACATTGACGAGCTCAAGCTGGTGTTCCCGGCAGAGGACAATCTTTATCTGCAGTTCAGATTCCACCTTGAGCTGTGCCGGAAGCTGATGGAGATAATGGGAGGTTAG
- a CDS encoding FeoA family protein, with translation MRLDEVPVGSTVRVRKLCGGPILKFMEMGVLPGTEVRVLKKAPLGDPIEVELRGYRLSLRKEEAECLEVVPCGSP, from the coding sequence ATGCGGCTGGACGAAGTTCCCGTCGGTTCGACCGTCAGGGTAAGGAAGCTCTGCGGGGGCCCGATACTGAAGTTCATGGAGATGGGGGTGCTCCCAGGAACTGAAGTGAGGGTTCTCAAGAAGGCGCCGCTCGGTGACCCGATAGAGGTGGAGCTCCGGGGCTACCGTCTGTCGCTCAGGAAGGAGGAAGCGGAGTGCCTGGAGGTGGTTCCCTGTGGTTCCCCTTAA
- a CDS encoding FeoA family protein produces MVPLNFIEPGRRVRLIRVWGRGISERLAEMGLHPGSDLRVVRNSFSGPLVVEVKGVQVALGGGVSSRIYVEVIGE; encoded by the coding sequence GTGGTTCCCCTTAACTTTATCGAGCCGGGGAGGCGCGTCAGGCTCATCAGGGTCTGGGGGAGGGGAATATCCGAAAGGCTCGCCGAGATGGGCCTCCACCCAGGAAGCGACCTCAGAGTGGTAAGAAACAGCTTCTCCGGCCCCCTCGTTGTCGAGGTCAAGGGCGTTCAGGTGGCGCTCGGCGGGGGCGTTTCCTCAAGAATCTACGTTGAGGTGATCGGGGAATGA
- a CDS encoding transcriptional regulator yields the protein MKVSAFEVASRYVYPSLRRRLVEHLREKGLKQTEIARLLHITQSAVSRYLHMDRGALIDISQFPDIDAELRSFAEEIIEKKPGEYEIHRRLVEISVEMLGKGYVCSFHAKIDPEINPSECNVCLDLFG from the coding sequence ATGAAGGTCAGCGCTTTCGAAGTTGCCTCACGCTATGTTTATCCCTCACTCAGGCGGAGACTTGTAGAACACCTCCGCGAGAAAGGCTTGAAGCAGACCGAGATAGCGAGGCTCCTCCACATTACCCAGTCTGCCGTTTCCCGCTACCTCCACATGGATAGGGGGGCTTTAATAGACATCTCTCAGTTTCCAGACATTGACGCTGAGCTCCGCTCGTTTGCCGAAGAGATTATTGAGAAAAAGCCCGGGGAGTACGAGATACACAGGAGGCTCGTGGAGATCTCAGTAGAAATGTTGGGAAAGGGCTATGTCTGCTCATTCCATGCAAAAATTGACCCTGAAATAAATCCCTCGGAATGCAACGTGTGCCTTGACCTCTTTGGGTGA
- a CDS encoding DUF438 domain-containing protein, with product MTELLNNREYKKEQLKKLLLRIHEGEDVNKLKEEFRRVLSGISPLEIPIIEQELVKEGVSAKDIAKMCDLHVELFREAVAGTEELEEKDLPDEHPLKTLYLENKEIMKDSEMLNLYARTLATTKDERMREEILGVLEEIVGNLRKVGFTHYNREEMLTFPYIERRGLTAIATVLWTKHDEIRFMVKRLAELLRKRNEMPWEEFVERFKEKAGEASFALSDMVFRENNIYYPTLKALLSDGEWKAIRMQEDEIGYYKVNPPAWDPGEDVKPLHPWEIDPELSVEELLNLPKEVQQALRGQPLEFDRSELEREGDIDLGTGYVSIEELKAIFEALPVDVTFIDRDDRVRFFSPGERIFARTPSVLGRPVQLCHPPKSVHIVNKILKAFKEGRKKEAAFWLRLGPKYVYIKYVPLFDEEGNYLGTLEMTMDIAPYKEIDGEKRLLDWRD from the coding sequence ATGACTGAGTTGTTGAACAATCGCGAATACAAGAAGGAGCAGCTGAAGAAGCTTCTCCTTAGAATCCACGAGGGCGAGGACGTGAATAAACTCAAGGAAGAATTCCGCAGGGTTTTGAGCGGTATATCTCCCCTTGAGATTCCAATCATAGAGCAGGAGCTCGTGAAGGAAGGCGTTTCCGCCAAGGACATAGCGAAGATGTGCGACCTCCACGTTGAGCTGTTCAGGGAAGCGGTTGCCGGAACGGAGGAGCTTGAGGAGAAAGACCTGCCCGACGAACACCCGCTCAAGACGCTCTACCTCGAGAACAAGGAGATAATGAAGGACTCCGAGATGCTCAACCTCTACGCGAGGACTTTGGCAACAACCAAGGACGAACGCATGAGGGAGGAAATCCTCGGTGTCCTGGAGGAGATAGTGGGCAACCTCAGGAAGGTCGGCTTCACCCACTACAACCGGGAGGAGATGCTCACCTTCCCCTACATCGAGCGGAGGGGTCTGACAGCAATAGCTACCGTCCTCTGGACGAAGCACGACGAAATCAGGTTTATGGTAAAGAGGCTTGCCGAGCTTTTGAGGAAGAGGAATGAGATGCCCTGGGAGGAGTTCGTTGAGCGCTTTAAGGAAAAGGCGGGCGAGGCTTCGTTCGCGCTGAGCGACATGGTCTTCAGGGAGAACAACATCTACTACCCCACATTAAAGGCCCTGCTGAGCGATGGGGAGTGGAAGGCAATAAGGATGCAGGAGGACGAGATTGGCTACTACAAGGTCAACCCTCCAGCCTGGGACCCCGGGGAGGACGTTAAACCGCTCCACCCCTGGGAGATCGACCCAGAGCTGAGTGTCGAGGAACTTTTGAACCTTCCAAAGGAAGTTCAGCAGGCATTGAGGGGCCAGCCGTTGGAGTTCGACAGGTCAGAACTCGAACGCGAGGGAGACATAGACCTTGGAACCGGCTATGTGAGCATTGAGGAACTAAAGGCGATATTCGAGGCCCTTCCGGTGGACGTGACCTTTATAGACAGGGACGACCGCGTTCGTTTCTTCTCGCCGGGCGAGAGAATATTCGCCAGGACCCCATCGGTGCTCGGAAGGCCCGTCCAGCTCTGCCATCCCCCGAAGAGCGTCCATATAGTGAACAAAATCCTCAAGGCCTTCAAGGAGGGCAGGAAGAAGGAGGCAGCCTTCTGGCTCCGGCTCGGGCCGAAGTACGTTTACATAAAATACGTGCCCCTCTTTGACGAGGAGGGCAACTATCTAGGAACCCTTGAAATGACTATGGACATCGCCCCCTACAAGGAGATAGACGGTGAGAAGAGGTTGCTCGACTGGAGGGATTGA
- a CDS encoding RuvB-like domain-containing protein yields MERLKAGGERVPAGIEEVAKVSFDRVGMHSHIKGLGLDENGKARFIADGMVGQVKAREAAGIAVELIKRGKLAGKGILLVGPTGSGKTAIAMGIARELGEDVPFVQIAGSEIYSAEVNKTEFLKQAMRRAIGVRISEERKVYEGEVAKIEIKRTRHPFNPYVEVPESVIITLRTKDDEKTVRAGREIAYQLMEMGVEEGDVIQIDAETGRVSKIGTTKEEEGLFFKRKVNLPNGPVLKIKEFTYTVTLHDLDVANARGNIFGLLFSTGAEISDDVRRRVDETVKSWVEEGRATLVPGVLFIDEVHMLDIEAFSFLARAMESELAPILILATNRGRTRIRGTDIEAPHGIPIDMLDRLLIINTEPYRKEEIREIVKIRAKEEKIEVSEEAIEYLAELGEKTSLRYAVQLLAPASVLAKGGRVEREHVEKAKEYFADLKRSIEFVEKLEGMLS; encoded by the coding sequence ATGGAAAGATTAAAGGCAGGGGGTGAGAGGGTGCCAGCGGGGATAGAGGAAGTCGCAAAGGTCTCTTTTGACAGGGTTGGCATGCACTCCCACATAAAGGGCCTCGGCCTCGACGAGAACGGGAAGGCCAGGTTCATCGCCGACGGCATGGTCGGGCAGGTTAAAGCGAGGGAGGCCGCTGGAATAGCCGTTGAGCTCATCAAGCGCGGAAAGCTCGCAGGTAAGGGGATTCTGCTCGTCGGCCCGACCGGGAGCGGTAAGACGGCCATAGCAATGGGAATAGCCAGGGAGCTCGGTGAAGACGTCCCCTTCGTCCAGATAGCCGGGAGCGAGATTTATTCCGCCGAGGTCAACAAGACGGAGTTCCTGAAGCAGGCCATGAGGAGGGCGATAGGCGTCAGGATAAGCGAGGAGAGGAAGGTCTACGAGGGTGAGGTCGCCAAGATTGAAATCAAGCGCACGAGGCACCCCTTTAACCCCTACGTTGAGGTTCCCGAGAGTGTCATCATAACCCTCCGCACAAAGGACGACGAGAAGACCGTCAGGGCCGGCAGGGAGATAGCGTACCAGCTCATGGAGATGGGAGTTGAGGAGGGCGACGTCATACAGATTGACGCCGAGACGGGCAGGGTCTCAAAGATAGGAACCACGAAGGAGGAAGAGGGGCTGTTCTTCAAGCGCAAGGTGAACCTCCCAAACGGCCCGGTTCTCAAGATAAAGGAGTTCACTTACACAGTCACGCTCCACGACCTCGACGTGGCGAATGCAAGAGGAAACATCTTCGGCCTGCTGTTCAGCACCGGGGCGGAGATAAGCGACGACGTCAGGAGGCGCGTTGATGAGACCGTCAAGAGCTGGGTCGAGGAGGGAAGGGCCACCCTCGTCCCCGGAGTGCTCTTCATAGACGAAGTCCACATGCTAGACATCGAGGCCTTCTCGTTCTTAGCCAGGGCAATGGAAAGCGAGCTAGCGCCGATCCTTATCTTGGCCACCAACAGGGGAAGGACGAGGATAAGGGGCACCGACATAGAGGCCCCGCACGGCATACCGATTGACATGCTCGACAGGCTTCTCATAATCAACACCGAGCCCTACAGGAAGGAGGAAATCAGGGAGATAGTGAAGATAAGGGCCAAGGAGGAGAAGATTGAGGTCAGCGAGGAGGCCATAGAGTACCTCGCCGAGCTTGGAGAGAAGACGAGCCTGCGCTACGCCGTCCAGCTCCTCGCACCTGCTAGCGTCCTGGCAAAGGGCGGAAGGGTTGAGAGGGAGCACGTCGAGAAGGCCAAGGAGTACTTCGCCGACCTCAAGAGGAGCATCGAGTTCGTTGAGAAGCTTGAGGGCATGCTTAGCTGA
- a CDS encoding M24 family metallopeptidase: protein MRGNPEIFKRRVERFQELLRENGIDGAVIRTLSSFIYFTGTKWLRPSLLIPAEGEPIVYVVKGEAELFRKRSWIENVVEFQRVEELMAGIVGWIRGNGMKKVGLEFGVERDAYLIFYKIFQRLNPTVEIVDVLDLTMGLRMIKEDWELDNIRKAGKIAKKGMNVAEEVIKPGKSELEIAAEVVRELMLNGSEDPKVYVSTTPRAHAEPFRDLRVPENGVVTVVIGADWNSYYANMARTFVVGEPGERVRKAIEVKEEARRIALEETRVGVALNAVEKKLANFFKEKGFGDTYLAGYTHGVGLLIEEPPITTIVVPQRAVRVQENMVLSIIHPPLMIPEGAIKHEDTYIVKKNGLERVT, encoded by the coding sequence ATGAGAGGAAACCCTGAAATTTTCAAAAGGCGTGTGGAGCGCTTTCAGGAGCTCCTTAGGGAGAACGGCATAGACGGGGCAGTGATAAGGACGCTCTCAAGCTTCATTTACTTCACGGGGACGAAGTGGTTGAGGCCAAGCCTTCTCATCCCCGCGGAGGGAGAACCAATTGTTTATGTGGTCAAGGGCGAAGCAGAGCTTTTCAGGAAGAGAAGCTGGATAGAGAACGTCGTGGAGTTCCAGCGCGTTGAGGAGCTGATGGCCGGCATCGTGGGCTGGATACGCGGGAACGGTATGAAGAAGGTCGGCCTTGAGTTCGGAGTGGAGCGCGATGCTTACCTGATATTCTACAAAATCTTCCAGAGGCTCAATCCAACTGTGGAAATAGTGGACGTCCTTGACCTCACGATGGGCCTCAGGATGATAAAAGAGGACTGGGAGCTGGACAACATAAGGAAGGCCGGGAAGATCGCGAAGAAAGGGATGAATGTCGCTGAAGAAGTCATAAAGCCCGGCAAGAGCGAGCTTGAGATAGCGGCTGAGGTCGTGAGGGAGCTCATGCTCAATGGGAGTGAAGACCCCAAGGTCTACGTTTCAACGACGCCCAGGGCACACGCCGAGCCTTTTCGCGACCTCAGGGTTCCGGAAAACGGCGTCGTTACCGTCGTCATTGGGGCCGACTGGAACAGCTATTACGCCAACATGGCGAGGACGTTCGTCGTTGGGGAGCCGGGCGAGAGAGTGAGAAAGGCTATCGAGGTCAAGGAAGAGGCCCGCAGGATTGCGCTTGAGGAGACAAGGGTTGGCGTTGCCCTAAACGCCGTCGAGAAGAAGCTCGCGAACTTCTTCAAGGAGAAGGGGTTTGGGGACACCTACCTGGCCGGCTACACTCACGGCGTTGGTCTCCTAATCGAGGAGCCACCGATAACCACGATAGTCGTCCCCCAGAGGGCCGTTAGGGTTCAGGAAAACATGGTACTGAGCATAATACACCCGCCCCTCATGATTCCGGAGGGCGCGATAAAGCACGAGGACACCTATATCGTCAAAAAGAATGGACTTGAGAGGGTGACCTGA
- a CDS encoding glutaredoxin family protein, which produces MKKVGVLLLLLFLIGFSAGCIGSDNTDTTSSTSTAAQQDYVDVNGTKIYLDKVHFYMYGAKTCPHCRNMKEKIPAKYGEEAFTYYELVNNQTNMELFNQLAQLTGITGVPAIAIAYNGTLYAVIEGEFDVEKAPEIIATAMENNGVFLIVGKVYLLPRDEPKWKLVIDALHTLFVEHEPVDVQEILDQLKANSTSAGNSTG; this is translated from the coding sequence ATGAAGAAAGTAGGAGTGCTTTTGCTGTTGTTATTTCTCATAGGCTTTTCCGCTGGATGCATAGGAAGTGATAATACGGATACGACCTCTTCAACGTCCACAGCCGCTCAACAGGACTACGTTGACGTCAACGGCACTAAGATATACCTCGATAAGGTTCACTTCTACATGTACGGTGCAAAGACCTGCCCCCACTGCCGGAACATGAAGGAGAAAATACCTGCGAAGTATGGAGAGGAGGCCTTCACATACTACGAGCTCGTCAACAACCAGACCAACATGGAGCTATTCAACCAGCTGGCGCAGCTCACGGGCATAACCGGCGTCCCTGCGATAGCAATCGCCTACAACGGGACGCTCTACGCCGTCATTGAGGGAGAGTTCGACGTGGAAAAAGCGCCCGAAATCATTGCAACGGCCATGGAAAACAACGGGGTATTCCTCATCGTCGGTAAGGTATACCTCCTACCCCGCGACGAGCCCAAATGGAAGCTCGTTATTGACGCCCTCCACACGCTGTTCGTTGAACACGAACCCGTTGACGTCCAGGAAATACTCGACCAGCTGAAGGCCAATTCAACCTCTGCCGGAAACTCGACGGGTTGA
- a CDS encoding YbhB/YbcL family Raf kinase inhibitor-like protein — MRAIVPLLISALLIGAGCIGGGGEKMTAPKTLEVGSVFHDGDYIPAKFTCEGEDINPPIFIGHISEEAKSLVIIMDDPDAPSGTFTHWIAWNIPPAGEVPEDVPKVEKVEGPIPMVQGKNDFGRIGYGGPCPPRGHGVHHYHFKVYALDTMLNLPPGATRKELEKAMEGHVIQWGELVGLYERK, encoded by the coding sequence ATGAGGGCCATAGTTCCTCTTCTAATAAGTGCCCTATTAATCGGTGCAGGCTGTATAGGCGGTGGGGGTGAGAAGATGACCGCGCCGAAGACCCTTGAGGTAGGCTCCGTCTTCCACGACGGGGACTACATTCCGGCCAAGTTCACCTGCGAGGGTGAAGACATAAACCCGCCGATATTCATCGGGCACATAAGTGAAGAAGCGAAGAGCCTCGTCATCATAATGGACGACCCTGATGCACCTTCAGGGACTTTCACCCACTGGATTGCCTGGAACATTCCGCCCGCGGGTGAAGTTCCTGAGGACGTTCCCAAGGTCGAAAAAGTTGAGGGCCCAATTCCGATGGTTCAGGGCAAAAATGACTTTGGAAGGATAGGCTACGGCGGGCCCTGTCCGCCGAGGGGACACGGGGTGCACCACTACCACTTCAAGGTCTACGCCCTCGACACAATGCTGAACCTTCCGCCGGGGGCAACAAGAAAAGAATTGGAGAAGGCCATGGAAGGCCACGTTATCCAGTGGGGAGAGCTCGTGGGCCTCTACGAGCGGAAGTGA
- a CDS encoding electron transporter produces the protein MRSEIKALTIILLASFGLSAVVLYLLGIPDFIPKFYALAMSDSINPCTFVIYTMLLIAISVREVSRRRLYVIGSAFILAVYISYYLLGVGLLFLGQYIPLWAAGVFAIGFGIYTIVTGIMERSRIGDKGRIRKKIFSADATFVGSFVLGVVVSTTLLPCSAGSYLVYATIIAHSSRALAFFLLALYNIIFVLPLVVILLAMGGVSESKRFSQTMVRHSAELSVVAGLLLIGIGVWVLVWGP, from the coding sequence ATGAGGAGTGAAATCAAGGCCCTCACCATAATCCTGCTGGCGTCATTCGGCTTAAGTGCCGTCGTTCTGTACCTCCTAGGCATTCCGGACTTTATCCCCAAGTTCTACGCCCTGGCCATGAGCGACTCGATAAACCCGTGCACCTTCGTGATTTACACGATGCTCCTCATCGCGATATCTGTTAGGGAAGTCTCGCGGAGGAGGCTCTACGTAATCGGCTCCGCGTTTATACTGGCGGTCTACATCTCCTACTACCTCCTCGGCGTCGGCCTGCTCTTCCTCGGCCAGTACATTCCCCTCTGGGCGGCAGGTGTTTTTGCGATAGGCTTTGGGATATACACTATAGTCACGGGGATAATGGAGCGCTCCAGGATAGGGGACAAGGGGAGGATACGGAAAAAGATATTCAGCGCCGACGCGACCTTTGTCGGCTCCTTTGTCCTCGGTGTCGTTGTTTCCACGACACTTCTCCCCTGCTCGGCCGGCAGTTACCTCGTCTACGCGACGATAATAGCCCACAGCAGCAGGGCTCTCGCCTTCTTCCTCCTGGCGCTCTACAACATCATCTTCGTGCTCCCCCTCGTCGTAATCCTGCTCGCCATGGGGGGCGTGAGCGAGAGCAAGCGCTTCTCCCAGACAATGGTCAGGCACAGTGCGGAGCTCTCCGTTGTGGCAGGGCTTTTGCTGATAGGAATAGGCGTCTGGGTTCTTGTATGGGGCCCGTAA
- a CDS encoding tetratricopeptide repeat protein: MQAWYRSRALYDAVMKLVKAGKFDEAMELAEGIPDGSVRSKAVNEIVIEMAKMGEDYREALDRAIETALETKNPTKNLMGLAFEFLEMEKFDDALYIAEHITDLPNRSKVQAEVALRFARKGDVKRAMELIEDIMDEDVKTWATSMLASEL, translated from the coding sequence ATGCAGGCGTGGTACCGCTCACGGGCCCTTTACGACGCCGTGATGAAGCTCGTGAAGGCGGGGAAGTTCGACGAGGCCATGGAGCTCGCCGAGGGAATACCCGACGGGAGCGTCCGCTCTAAGGCTGTCAATGAGATAGTAATCGAGATGGCGAAGATGGGCGAGGACTATAGGGAGGCCCTAGATAGGGCCATAGAGACCGCCCTTGAGACAAAGAATCCAACGAAGAACCTGATGGGGCTGGCGTTTGAGTTTCTGGAGATGGAGAAGTTCGATGACGCCCTGTACATAGCGGAGCACATAACCGACCTCCCCAACCGCTCAAAGGTGCAGGCAGAGGTCGCACTCAGGTTCGCCCGGAAGGGGGACGTAAAGAGGGCTATGGAGCTGATAGAGGACATAATGGATGAAGACGTCAAGACGTGGGCAACCTCAATGCTCGCGAGCGAACTTTAG
- a CDS encoding DUF1858 domain-containing protein, with protein MMLDVRGLKAPQPALMIIESLGKLQVGETLEVIGDKPFVDMLGKLEEAGYRVELKEVGGSFVLRITKTENSKELTMEVKECDDKLDEITEETNVGKLLKAYPESIKILVKYGFSPLENPVMRKTLARTITLRGAKKLIGMSDEKFREMMEELKGLEEGR; from the coding sequence ATGATGCTTGACGTTCGTGGATTGAAGGCACCCCAGCCGGCGCTTATGATAATAGAAAGCCTTGGAAAGCTCCAAGTGGGGGAAACGCTTGAGGTCATAGGCGATAAGCCCTTCGTTGACATGCTGGGAAAGCTTGAGGAAGCCGGTTATCGGGTTGAACTGAAAGAAGTTGGCGGGTCATTCGTGCTCAGGATAACCAAGACCGAGAACTCCAAGGAGCTTACGATGGAAGTCAAGGAGTGCGACGATAAGCTGGACGAAATAACGGAGGAAACCAACGTGGGCAAGCTCCTAAAGGCCTATCCTGAATCCATCAAAATACTGGTGAAGTACGGCTTCTCGCCCCTTGAGAACCCCGTGATGAGGAAAACCCTCGCGAGGACGATAACCCTGAGGGGGGCAAAGAAGCTCATTGGGATGAGCGACGAGAAGTTCAGGGAAATGATGGAAGAACTGAAAGGGCTGGAAGAAGGTAGATAG